In one window of Rhodothermus sp. DNA:
- a CDS encoding EscU/YscU/HrcU family type III secretion system export apparatus switch protein, whose protein sequence is MPDRDQKQFDPTPRRIQKAREEGNVFRSQEASAVLLLIGAFFTLALSLPYAFGLLRQFMARYLMGAPSYPSHPGTVISSLQEAMEVLGQLLLPFFLFLLLLAFGVNVWQTGWHPTLKPLHPKPERISPIRGLQRLFSTRGLFNVLKALLKIAIVGPIALLVIYRQLPAILELHTHSLEAILQVAGLWMLQLAAYTLGALLLLSAADFAFEKWKYRQDLKMTAQEVKDELRETEGDPMVKSRRLKKARELLRRRRLDHAVLRSDVVVTNPTHYAVALRYDPTEAPAPRVMAKGIRKRALRIRALALKHGIPVVEDPPLARALYHNVAEEQEIPEELYLAVATILAEIYRQRGQQPPEAGGH, encoded by the coding sequence ATGCCAGATCGCGACCAAAAGCAGTTTGATCCCACACCGCGCCGCATCCAAAAAGCGCGGGAAGAGGGCAATGTCTTTCGATCACAGGAGGCCAGTGCAGTCCTGTTGCTCATAGGCGCCTTCTTTACCCTGGCCCTGAGTCTGCCCTACGCTTTTGGTCTGTTACGTCAGTTCATGGCCCGTTACCTGATGGGGGCCCCTTCCTATCCATCCCATCCGGGTACAGTTATTAGCTCACTACAGGAAGCAATGGAGGTGCTGGGGCAGCTACTGCTTCCCTTTTTTCTCTTCCTGCTGCTCCTGGCTTTTGGCGTCAACGTATGGCAGACCGGCTGGCACCCCACCCTCAAACCCCTGCATCCCAAACCGGAACGCATCAGCCCGATCCGTGGTCTGCAGCGACTGTTTTCAACGCGCGGACTGTTTAACGTACTCAAAGCGTTGCTGAAAATAGCGATCGTCGGTCCGATCGCCTTGCTGGTCATTTATCGACAGTTGCCCGCTATTCTTGAGCTACACACCCACTCCCTGGAAGCTATCCTCCAGGTGGCAGGACTGTGGATGCTGCAACTGGCCGCTTATACGCTCGGTGCTCTGCTGCTGCTATCGGCTGCCGACTTTGCTTTCGAGAAGTGGAAGTACCGGCAGGATCTGAAGATGACCGCACAGGAGGTGAAAGATGAACTGCGAGAGACGGAAGGGGACCCGATGGTCAAAAGCCGACGGCTCAAAAAAGCCCGTGAGCTGCTCCGTCGACGTCGGCTCGACCATGCCGTGCTACGCTCCGACGTGGTCGTCACCAACCCAACGCATTATGCTGTCGCGCTGCGCTACGATCCGACCGAAGCGCCGGCTCCTCGTGTGATGGCCAAAGGCATTCGCAAGCGTGCCCTGCGCATTCGGGCCCTGGCTCTGAAGCATGGAATCCCTGTGGTTGAGGATCCACCGCTGGCAAGGGCTTTGTACCACAACGTAGCAGAAGAGCAAGAAATCCCCGAGGAGCTCTACCTGGCTGTTGCCACGATCCTGGCTGAGATTTACCGACAGCGTGGGCAGCAACCTCCCGAAGCTGGTGGGCACTAA
- the fliR gene encoding flagellar biosynthetic protein FliR encodes MPLLNPEYLLRVLLVFVRISGVLLAAPFFGQLSIPVRVRVLLAVLLAYSLSGLVPGPLPSHVDQALGFIVAVALEALTGLLLGFAAHMVFWAVEMAGDLIGFQVGLHMAQVFNPLEGHAANPLGRLLSLATLMVFVLLDGHHVVLRALVESFRVIPLAGANLAASQPLLVEWIWDFLVLALRLAAPFMVTILLIDVSLGIFARIVPQADLFSIALPLKILVGLALALFYMHAFFPLIATLLSNIDDELLRLLGALLP; translated from the coding sequence ATGCCCCTGCTGAATCCGGAGTACCTGCTGCGCGTGCTGCTGGTGTTCGTGCGGATCAGTGGGGTGCTGCTGGCCGCGCCCTTCTTTGGCCAGCTCTCCATCCCCGTACGCGTGCGCGTCCTACTGGCTGTATTGTTGGCCTACAGTCTTTCGGGCCTGGTGCCGGGCCCCCTTCCCTCCCATGTTGACCAGGCGCTCGGTTTCATCGTAGCCGTTGCCCTGGAGGCATTGACCGGATTGCTCCTGGGCTTTGCCGCGCATATGGTTTTCTGGGCTGTCGAAATGGCTGGGGACCTGATTGGCTTTCAGGTAGGACTGCACATGGCGCAGGTTTTCAATCCGCTGGAGGGTCACGCGGCTAACCCGCTGGGGCGTCTGCTGTCGCTCGCCACACTGATGGTTTTTGTGCTGCTGGATGGTCACCATGTCGTACTCCGAGCGCTGGTTGAGTCCTTTCGTGTTATTCCCTTAGCAGGCGCCAACCTGGCGGCCAGCCAACCGCTGCTGGTTGAATGGATCTGGGATTTTCTGGTGCTTGCCCTTCGACTGGCCGCCCCGTTCATGGTGACCATCCTGCTGATCGACGTCTCGCTGGGCATCTTTGCCCGTATTGTTCCCCAGGCCGACCTGTTTTCCATTGCCCTGCCGCTTAAAATCCTTGTCGGACTGGCACTGGCGCTGTTTTACATGCATGCCTTTTTCCCGCTGATCGCTACCCTGCTCAGCAACATCGACGACGAGCTGCTCCGGCTGCTGGGCGCGCTGCTGCCCTGA
- the fliQ gene encoding flagellar biosynthesis protein FliQ has protein sequence MTSEVALYWIQEALKTALLLAGPLLGIALIVGLIVSLLQAITSVQEMTLSYIPKILAVGLVLLLLAPWMLQMLTDFAVQVLQFIPNVSH, from the coding sequence ATGACCAGCGAAGTTGCCCTTTACTGGATCCAGGAGGCGCTGAAGACAGCGCTGTTACTGGCAGGCCCGCTCCTGGGCATTGCGTTGATCGTGGGATTGATTGTGAGCCTGCTGCAGGCCATCACCTCGGTGCAGGAAATGACTCTCAGCTATATTCCAAAAATCCTGGCCGTGGGACTCGTACTGCTCCTGCTGGCGCCGTGGATGCTCCAGATGCTGACGGATTTCGCCGTGCAGGTGCTGCAGTTCATTCCCAACGTATCCCACTGA